In Thalassoglobus sp. JC818, a single window of DNA contains:
- a CDS encoding DUF1501 domain-containing protein codes for MTDGIPLARRTVLQIGAIGLLGKSLPAIAGQEAAAHRRSCIFMHLQGGASHIDLFDPKPHAVSEIRGPFQSIETSLPGTRFGELMPYSARIADQLCIIRSMTHKFTNHIAGTYISLTGSENQQDRDREAHGDDFPGPGAILNYLFPGQHSVPRSVSLPNWLSIPGPSNRMPGQYGGFLGSLHDPFVIEGDPASPNYQPLSLSIPDGLTPPRLRKRLSLTEQLESAARILDADVATRHDHLRQSALELVVDGKVRQALDLSNESDEMRDRYGRNRLGQSLLMARRLVEAGVQFVSFNEFNQKWDTHGDLENRYNHIVPPMDQGFAALVEDLKERGMLESTLVVNTGEFGRTPMINNLGGRDHWPNVYSTVIAGGGFRPGIVHGESDSKGAEVASNPVSPADLLATFWHQMGIDPTTEVHDRLKRPMQISSGEILRSLIAQG; via the coding sequence ATGACTGATGGAATTCCATTGGCCCGACGAACTGTCCTGCAGATTGGGGCAATCGGGCTGCTCGGGAAGTCGCTACCTGCGATCGCCGGACAGGAGGCTGCTGCTCATCGTCGAAGCTGTATTTTCATGCATCTTCAGGGCGGGGCGAGCCACATCGATCTGTTTGATCCGAAGCCACACGCCGTCTCCGAAATTCGCGGTCCGTTTCAGTCGATCGAAACAAGCCTTCCGGGCACGCGATTCGGAGAGCTGATGCCATACTCCGCCCGAATTGCGGATCAGCTTTGCATCATCCGTTCGATGACTCACAAGTTCACAAACCACATCGCTGGGACTTATATCTCGCTGACCGGCTCTGAGAATCAGCAAGACCGGGATCGTGAAGCACACGGAGATGACTTTCCGGGGCCAGGTGCCATTTTGAACTATCTGTTTCCCGGACAGCACAGCGTGCCGAGAAGTGTTTCCCTTCCTAACTGGCTCAGTATTCCCGGTCCCTCGAATCGAATGCCCGGACAATACGGCGGGTTTCTGGGAAGCCTGCACGATCCATTTGTGATCGAAGGTGATCCCGCATCGCCAAACTATCAACCGCTGTCGTTGTCCATTCCCGATGGCCTCACTCCTCCGCGACTTCGCAAGCGATTGTCGCTAACGGAGCAACTTGAATCGGCTGCGCGAATCCTCGATGCAGATGTCGCCACGCGTCACGATCATCTGAGACAGTCGGCACTCGAACTTGTCGTCGACGGCAAAGTCCGGCAAGCGCTTGACTTGAGCAATGAATCAGACGAGATGCGTGATCGCTACGGACGAAATCGTTTGGGACAGTCACTCTTGATGGCCAGACGACTCGTTGAAGCGGGAGTTCAGTTCGTCTCGTTTAATGAATTCAATCAGAAGTGGGATACGCACGGAGATCTCGAAAACCGGTACAATCACATCGTGCCTCCGATGGATCAGGGCTTCGCTGCTTTAGTCGAGGATTTAAAAGAACGCGGCATGTTGGAGTCGACACTCGTGGTCAACACCGGTGAGTTCGGTCGGACGCCGATGATCAACAATCTGGGTGGTCGCGATCACTGGCCGAATGTCTATTCAACGGTGATCGCGGGCGGCGGGTTTCGCCCGGGCATCGTCCACGGAGAAAGTGATTCAAAAGGAGCTGAGGTGGCGAGCAATCCCGTCAGCCCGGCTGATTTATTGGCCACGTTCTGGCACCAGATGGGAATTGATCCAACGACTGAGGTGCATGATCGTTTGAAGCGGCCGATGCAGATTTCCTCTGGCGAGATTCTCAGGTCATTGATCGCCCAAGGATAG
- a CDS encoding DUF1338 domain-containing protein, translated as MDPIDRLFDKLWINFCEMNPQASAIVEMLTKRGERIVNDHVAFRTVNDPRVSIDVLAKPFVDGGYTARGEYQFPQKKLFARHYEHPLPDRPKVFISELLLEEMSSQLQSTVKGLLSEGEELISKSPELCLLGRPWTVTSEQYTTLSEESEYAGWLSAYGYCANHFTVFVNALEHIGSLEELNTLLKEQGFELNSEGGEIKGSPADFLEQSSTLASMIDVNFADGPLRIPGCYYEFAKRYPTADGTLFSGFVAKSADKIFQSTDRRNSADS; from the coding sequence ATGGATCCGATCGATCGATTGTTCGACAAACTCTGGATCAACTTCTGCGAAATGAATCCGCAAGCCAGTGCAATTGTTGAGATGCTCACAAAGCGTGGCGAACGAATTGTGAACGACCATGTCGCTTTTCGAACGGTCAACGACCCTCGCGTGTCGATCGACGTTCTGGCTAAACCCTTTGTGGATGGTGGATACACAGCGAGAGGGGAGTACCAGTTTCCGCAGAAGAAGCTTTTCGCCCGTCACTATGAACACCCGCTTCCGGATCGCCCGAAGGTCTTCATCAGCGAATTACTTCTCGAAGAGATGTCTTCACAGCTTCAAAGTACTGTGAAAGGGTTGCTGTCTGAGGGTGAAGAATTGATCTCGAAGTCACCGGAACTTTGTCTACTCGGACGGCCTTGGACAGTCACCAGCGAGCAGTACACAACGCTTTCAGAAGAGAGCGAGTACGCCGGTTGGCTCTCCGCATACGGGTACTGTGCGAACCACTTCACTGTGTTTGTGAATGCACTTGAGCACATTGGCAGCCTTGAAGAACTGAACACTCTCTTGAAAGAGCAGGGGTTCGAACTGAACTCAGAGGGAGGCGAAATCAAAGGTTCGCCTGCCGATTTCCTCGAACAGTCATCAACTCTCGCCTCGATGATCGATGTCAACTTCGCCGACGGACCACTTCGGATTCCGGGCTGTTACTATGAGTTCGCGAAACGGTATCCAACCGCCGACGGAACTCTCTTCAGCGGTTTTGTCGCTAAGAGTGCGGACAAGATCTTTCAAAGCACAGACCGCAGAAACTCAGCAGACTCATGA
- the astB gene encoding N-succinylarginine dihydrolase: MNESAAAVELNLDGLVGPTHHYGGLAPGNIASQSHRYQVSYPKQAALEGLRKMKRLAALSIPQGVLPPHFRPDIDALRAFGLEGTDEDVLAQSLSEHPDRLSIVSSASAMWTANAATVSPSADTQDGRVHFTPANLQSTPHRRLETEFTTAVFRRIFDDSKHFVIHDPLPATDKFSDEGAANQMRMVSAYGQPGLEVFVYGRSPGSQLPKKFPARQTRAACDAIAHNHLLNPDRVSVVQQTPRAIDAGVFHNDVIAVANENLLLCHSAAFVDQPRLIDQWKSHLPSLRVVQVSEDQLSLEETVRSYLFNSQIVSLKTGEMLLLCPEECRQSSAVMRVLEELQQDSDLKLRIEFVDLRQSMQNGGGPACLRLRVVLTERELQAMSSSILLTPELAATLEEWVNRHYRDELTLPDLADIRLVEEVKVALDELTEILDLGQIYLFQK; encoded by the coding sequence GTGAATGAGTCAGCCGCAGCGGTCGAATTGAATCTCGACGGGCTCGTGGGACCCACTCATCATTATGGGGGACTTGCTCCGGGAAATATCGCTTCGCAGAGTCACCGATATCAGGTTTCCTATCCGAAGCAAGCTGCGCTGGAAGGCCTCCGCAAGATGAAGCGGCTTGCGGCACTTTCCATTCCTCAAGGTGTGTTGCCTCCGCACTTTCGCCCTGATATCGACGCTTTAAGAGCGTTCGGACTGGAAGGGACGGATGAAGACGTCCTTGCTCAATCACTGTCGGAGCATCCCGATCGTCTTTCGATTGTTTCCAGCGCATCGGCGATGTGGACTGCAAACGCAGCGACGGTTTCTCCGAGTGCCGACACCCAGGACGGTCGCGTTCACTTCACACCCGCGAATCTGCAAAGCACTCCGCATCGACGACTGGAGACCGAATTCACGACCGCTGTCTTCAGGAGAATATTTGACGACTCAAAACACTTCGTGATCCACGATCCACTCCCGGCGACGGATAAGTTCTCGGATGAAGGGGCTGCCAATCAGATGCGAATGGTGAGCGCGTACGGACAGCCCGGTCTCGAAGTGTTTGTCTATGGTCGCAGCCCAGGATCACAGCTTCCGAAGAAGTTTCCTGCAAGGCAGACACGAGCAGCCTGTGATGCGATCGCACATAACCACCTCCTCAATCCGGATCGGGTGAGTGTGGTGCAGCAGACACCTCGTGCGATTGACGCTGGAGTCTTTCATAATGATGTCATCGCAGTTGCGAATGAAAACCTGCTGCTGTGCCACTCGGCAGCCTTCGTCGACCAGCCCAGGCTCATCGATCAGTGGAAATCACATCTGCCGAGCTTGCGAGTCGTCCAGGTGTCGGAAGATCAACTTTCGCTTGAGGAGACTGTTCGGAGCTATCTCTTCAATAGTCAAATCGTGTCGCTGAAAACGGGGGAGATGTTACTTCTCTGTCCCGAAGAGTGTCGGCAATCTTCAGCGGTCATGAGGGTGTTGGAAGAACTTCAGCAGGACTCGGATTTGAAATTGCGGATCGAATTCGTTGACCTCCGCCAAAGCATGCAAAATGGAGGCGGTCCAGCGTGTCTTCGATTGCGTGTGGTTCTAACCGAACGAGAATTGCAGGCAATGAGTTCGTCAATTCTTCTAACTCCTGAGTTGGCAGCGACACTTGAAGAGTGGGTGAATCGGCACTATCGAGACGAGCTGACTCTCCCGGATCTCGCAGACATCAGACTGGTTGAAGAAGTGAAGGTTGCGCTCGATGAGCTGACGGAAATTCTCGACCTGGGACAGATCTATTTATTTCAGAAATAG
- the astD gene encoding succinylglutamate-semialdehyde dehydrogenase, whose amino-acid sequence MTHEGKNWIDGRWTAGSGESFSSVNPATGEVLWSGYQSTTVDVDSAMQAAKNASEKWAKTPLEKRIEILDAFQSQLEQNKDSLSRAISEEVGKPYWESQTEVQAMIAKIPTTIDALNERRSPIELPQKFGSAKTWYMPHGVMAVFGPFNFPGHISNGHIVPALLAGNTVVFKPSELTPLVAQKTFELWEAAGLPPGVLNLVQGAKETGIAIVDHPKIDGVLFTGSVPAGIAISKALAARPEVLLALELGGNNALIIDRVDDIDAAVYTVIQSAFITSGQRCTCARRLILPEGNQDVLKRLIEVVPTLSVGSPGGEPEPFMGPLVSSSSVDRVLQQQNHLSSLGGKILVEARRLSDGPAFISPGVIDVTDIAERPDEEIFGPLLQVVQTKSFDDAIVEANRTHFGLVAGLISEDESRFEVFQRRIRAGLVNWNRPTTGASGRLPFGGVGLSGNHRPAGFFMVDSCNIPVASLSAPNLELPDQLLPGVQL is encoded by the coding sequence ATGACTCATGAGGGAAAGAACTGGATTGACGGACGCTGGACCGCTGGATCGGGAGAGAGTTTTTCATCTGTAAATCCAGCAACCGGCGAAGTGCTTTGGAGCGGTTATCAGTCAACCACAGTGGATGTCGATTCCGCAATGCAGGCAGCTAAGAACGCTTCAGAAAAATGGGCAAAGACACCACTCGAAAAACGGATCGAGATTCTTGATGCCTTCCAGTCGCAGCTGGAACAGAACAAGGATTCACTTTCGCGGGCGATCAGCGAAGAAGTTGGTAAACCTTACTGGGAGTCGCAGACTGAAGTTCAGGCGATGATCGCGAAGATCCCGACGACCATCGACGCGTTGAATGAGCGGCGAAGCCCGATTGAATTGCCGCAAAAATTTGGTTCCGCGAAAACGTGGTATATGCCTCACGGCGTGATGGCTGTTTTTGGCCCGTTCAATTTTCCCGGACACATCAGCAACGGACACATCGTCCCGGCACTGCTCGCGGGGAATACCGTCGTTTTCAAACCGAGCGAATTAACACCCCTTGTTGCGCAAAAGACGTTTGAACTCTGGGAAGCTGCCGGCCTTCCACCGGGAGTACTGAATCTTGTGCAGGGTGCCAAAGAGACCGGTATCGCCATCGTCGATCATCCGAAGATCGATGGCGTTCTCTTCACGGGAAGTGTGCCTGCTGGAATCGCAATTTCGAAGGCACTTGCAGCTCGTCCGGAGGTGCTGCTGGCACTCGAACTCGGTGGAAACAATGCTCTAATCATTGATCGAGTCGATGACATTGATGCTGCTGTCTACACGGTCATCCAATCGGCTTTCATCACTTCTGGACAGCGATGTACTTGTGCACGTCGCCTGATTCTTCCTGAAGGAAATCAGGATGTACTTAAGAGATTGATCGAGGTTGTTCCAACTTTGAGCGTTGGATCACCCGGAGGGGAACCGGAACCGTTTATGGGGCCGCTCGTCTCTTCTTCCTCTGTCGATCGAGTGCTTCAGCAGCAAAATCATTTGAGCTCACTCGGCGGGAAAATCTTGGTTGAAGCACGTCGACTCTCTGACGGACCGGCATTCATTTCGCCGGGGGTGATCGACGTCACCGACATCGCCGAACGTCCCGATGAAGAGATCTTCGGCCCATTGCTGCAAGTGGTTCAAACGAAATCGTTTGATGACGCAATTGTCGAGGCTAATCGAACTCATTTTGGACTGGTCGCGGGACTGATCTCCGAAGATGAGTCCCGGTTTGAAGTGTTCCAGCGGAGAATCCGGGCTGGGCTTGTGAACTGGAACCGGCCGACAACCGGAGCGAGTGGTCGACTTCCATTCGGTGGAGTTGGGCTGAGCGGCAATCACCGGCCTGCGGGGTTCTTCATGGTTGATTCCTGCAACATCCCGGTTGCGTCTCTTTCCGCTCCAAATCTTGAACTTCCCGATCAACTTTTGCCTGGAGTCCAATTGTGA
- a CDS encoding arginine N-succinyltransferase, which produces MFVIRPVELDDLDDLAALADLTSFGLTTLPRDQALLEKRVRESVQSFANIPSGTPRGQSYLLVLEDTSNSKVIGTSGILSKVGGFEPFYAYRIETSIHESTMLQIRKEVPVLHLVAEHDGPCEIGSLFLHPDYRHGGNGRLLSLSRFLMIAQFPHLFDAQVIAEMRGVINDQGQSPFWDAIGKHFFDLDFPKADYLSIVNKEFIGDLMPVHPIYITLLPQEAQAVIGEVHENTVPARKLLESEGFRFNQMIDIFEAGPILEANVETIRAVRDSRGACVIDLVDSIEGGEQRIVSNSSQDFRATMASIETNPEGVILERTTAETLQIEVGSIVRHVAPKGALSQPWNLRDSNSGR; this is translated from the coding sequence ATGTTTGTCATCCGTCCCGTCGAACTCGACGATCTCGATGATCTGGCAGCCCTGGCAGATCTGACCTCGTTCGGACTGACGACACTCCCTCGGGATCAGGCACTCCTCGAAAAACGAGTCCGTGAATCTGTTCAGTCGTTTGCGAATATTCCCTCGGGAACTCCGCGTGGGCAATCATATCTTCTCGTCCTTGAAGACACTTCGAACTCCAAGGTGATTGGAACATCGGGGATTCTGTCGAAAGTCGGCGGGTTCGAGCCGTTTTATGCTTATCGCATCGAAACGAGTATTCACGAATCGACGATGCTTCAGATTCGGAAGGAAGTTCCCGTACTGCATCTGGTTGCGGAGCACGATGGCCCGTGTGAAATCGGTAGCTTGTTTCTCCATCCAGACTATCGGCACGGCGGGAATGGGCGACTACTCTCGCTCTCTAGATTTCTCATGATTGCGCAGTTTCCTCACTTGTTCGATGCACAGGTGATCGCCGAAATGCGCGGTGTCATTAACGATCAGGGACAAAGTCCGTTCTGGGATGCCATTGGGAAACACTTCTTCGATCTGGACTTCCCCAAAGCTGACTATCTGAGCATCGTGAACAAAGAGTTCATCGGTGACCTGATGCCGGTCCATCCGATCTACATCACTCTTCTTCCGCAAGAGGCTCAAGCTGTCATTGGTGAAGTTCACGAGAACACCGTCCCAGCCCGCAAGCTGTTGGAGTCGGAAGGGTTTCGGTTCAATCAAATGATCGACATTTTTGAAGCGGGGCCAATTCTTGAAGCGAATGTGGAAACGATCCGAGCTGTCCGTGATAGTCGAGGTGCTTGCGTGATTGACCTCGTTGATAGCATCGAGGGCGGAGAACAGCGGATCGTCAGTAATTCATCGCAAGATTTTCGAGCGACGATGGCTTCAATCGAGACCAACCCGGAAGGAGTGATTCTCGAACGGACGACAGCAGAAACGCTGCAGATCGAAGTTGGAAGCATCGTACGACACGTCGCTCCCAAGGGTGCTTTGAGCCAACCGTGGAACTTGCGTGACTCCAATTCGGGAAGGTGA
- a CDS encoding aminotransferase class III-fold pyridoxal phosphate-dependent enzyme, whose amino-acid sequence MPDPTTQAAACFHDERILKARQLIREAISEHRQKITAPSPPVDENKLEYEVMLKHFGHLRGGALYYPFLGSGFGNGALVELADGSVKFDMITGIGVHVAGHSNPELIDMLVQAAISDSVMQGNLQQNLESLKLCNEIVGVARESGSRIRHCFLSTSGATANENALKMMFQAKFPADRILTFENCFAGRTMALAQLTDRPKNRDGLPQNINVDYIPFYDENDPSGSTERSLAELKLLLARYPGRHAGMCLELIQGEGGYYSAPREFFLTLIDHLRDHDVPIFFDEVQTFGRTSRLFAFQHLELDEYADVVSIGKMSQVCATLFTEDFKPRPGLVSQTFTGATSSIYAARYIINEFREKNYLGSDGRTMQIHDLFAKHLNKLHSKHRKWINGPWGCGGMIAFSVFDGSPERTKEFLDKLFQAGVIAFPAGQQPTRVRMLPPLLTITDEQIQQVCEIIGDVLTEMG is encoded by the coding sequence ATGCCTGATCCGACAACCCAAGCGGCCGCGTGTTTTCACGATGAGCGAATTCTGAAGGCTCGACAATTAATTCGAGAAGCGATTTCGGAACACCGTCAGAAAATTACTGCGCCTTCGCCACCGGTTGACGAGAACAAGCTTGAGTACGAAGTGATGCTGAAACACTTCGGGCATTTGCGAGGAGGTGCGTTGTACTATCCGTTCCTGGGAAGCGGTTTCGGGAATGGGGCGCTGGTTGAGCTTGCTGACGGAAGCGTCAAGTTTGACATGATCACCGGAATCGGTGTGCATGTTGCCGGGCATTCGAATCCCGAATTGATCGACATGCTTGTACAGGCAGCCATCTCCGATTCTGTGATGCAGGGAAACCTTCAACAGAATTTGGAGTCTCTCAAGTTGTGTAACGAGATTGTCGGCGTCGCGCGAGAGAGCGGTTCGAGAATTCGCCACTGTTTTTTGTCGACGAGTGGAGCCACTGCCAATGAGAACGCGTTGAAGATGATGTTTCAGGCGAAGTTCCCGGCAGATCGAATTCTGACTTTCGAAAACTGTTTCGCCGGTCGAACCATGGCGCTCGCGCAACTGACCGACCGTCCCAAGAACCGTGATGGACTCCCCCAGAACATCAACGTCGATTACATCCCGTTCTATGATGAGAATGATCCATCGGGCAGCACTGAACGTTCACTCGCGGAACTGAAACTACTGCTTGCTCGCTACCCAGGTCGACACGCCGGAATGTGTCTGGAATTGATTCAGGGAGAAGGTGGTTATTACTCCGCTCCGCGCGAATTCTTCCTGACGCTGATCGATCATCTTCGCGATCACGATGTCCCGATTTTCTTTGATGAAGTTCAGACGTTTGGTCGAACGTCGAGACTCTTTGCGTTTCAGCATCTCGAACTTGATGAATATGCCGACGTTGTTTCGATTGGGAAGATGAGTCAAGTCTGCGCCACGTTATTCACTGAAGACTTCAAACCGCGACCGGGACTCGTCAGTCAGACATTCACCGGAGCGACATCATCGATCTACGCAGCTCGTTACATCATCAACGAATTTCGCGAGAAGAACTATCTCGGCTCCGATGGCCGAACGATGCAAATTCACGATCTCTTTGCCAAGCATCTCAACAAGCTGCATTCCAAACATCGCAAGTGGATCAATGGTCCTTGGGGATGCGGAGGGATGATCGCTTTCTCTGTCTTTGATGGCAGTCCTGAACGAACGAAGGAATTTCTGGACAAACTCTTTCAGGCTGGAGTCATCGCATTTCCTGCCGGTCAGCAACCGACCCGCGTGCGAATGCTTCCGCCGCTATTAACCATTACCGATGAGCAGATTCAACAAGTCTGTGAAATCATTGGAGATGTGCTCACCGAGATGGGGTGA
- a CDS encoding hydrolase, translating to MMDPLASAKSWIETQRDRMIGLVERWAVVNSGTMNSSGVGTVAHLMQHEFAELGVTPELIPVDPVEELNNRGEVVAHALGPALSVRCRPHAPRRVLLVIHMDTVYGIDSSFQTVRRDDDHLYGPGVADAKGGVAVMLTALQALERHVKATGNTELGWEVLLNPDEEIGSPGSARLLEESARRNHVGLLFEPALPDGSLAHHRKGSANFHIRCVGVSAHAGRHFEEGRNAIAAAAFLASGIHQLNGNWEGTTLNIARIDGGGPLNMVPRMAVLRLNVRYSQSENECEIASAIDELQRSASQQFGVDVERFGEFNTPPKTIDERGQFLFDQIRETAKNLEIDLNWRSTGGVCDGNRLAGWGVPNVDTLGVCGVGIHSPDEFMILDSLTERATLTAHTLINWTFRSDLWPGPTLPS from the coding sequence ATGATGGACCCTCTGGCCTCTGCAAAAAGTTGGATCGAAACTCAACGAGACCGTATGATCGGGCTCGTCGAACGCTGGGCAGTTGTCAATTCCGGGACGATGAATTCATCCGGAGTTGGAACAGTCGCTCATCTCATGCAGCATGAGTTCGCCGAATTGGGAGTCACTCCTGAATTGATTCCCGTTGATCCCGTCGAAGAACTCAACAATCGAGGAGAAGTGGTCGCTCATGCGCTAGGCCCGGCACTATCGGTCCGTTGTCGACCACACGCACCGCGTCGAGTCTTGCTTGTGATCCATATGGATACGGTCTACGGAATCGACTCTTCATTCCAGACTGTCAGACGCGACGATGACCATCTCTACGGACCGGGTGTTGCCGACGCGAAAGGTGGTGTCGCGGTGATGCTGACTGCCCTTCAGGCACTGGAGCGGCATGTGAAAGCGACGGGCAACACTGAACTCGGTTGGGAAGTCCTTCTGAATCCCGACGAAGAAATTGGCTCCCCGGGATCAGCACGGTTATTGGAAGAGTCCGCCAGGCGCAACCATGTCGGGCTGCTGTTTGAGCCTGCACTTCCGGATGGAAGCCTTGCTCATCACCGCAAAGGTTCGGCAAATTTTCATATTCGGTGCGTCGGAGTATCCGCTCATGCTGGCCGGCACTTTGAAGAGGGAAGAAATGCCATCGCTGCGGCAGCTTTCCTTGCTTCGGGAATTCACCAACTGAATGGAAACTGGGAAGGAACGACGCTGAACATCGCTCGCATCGATGGAGGGGGACCATTGAACATGGTTCCACGGATGGCGGTCCTCCGTCTCAATGTGCGCTATTCTCAATCAGAGAATGAATGTGAAATTGCATCCGCGATTGATGAGCTTCAGCGAAGTGCTTCTCAGCAGTTTGGAGTCGATGTCGAACGATTCGGCGAGTTCAACACTCCTCCCAAAACGATCGACGAGCGTGGGCAGTTCCTCTTCGATCAAATTCGCGAGACTGCAAAAAATCTGGAAATTGATTTGAACTGGCGGTCGACCGGAGGTGTCTGCGATGGAAATCGACTTGCTGGCTGGGGAGTTCCCAACGTCGACACGCTCGGCGTTTGTGGAGTTGGAATTCACAGCCCGGACGAATTCATGATTTTAGACAGCCTCACGGAGCGAGCCACACTCACTGCCCACACCCTCATCAATTGGACATTCAGGTCAGACCTTTGGCCTGGCCCCACTCTGCCGAGTTGA
- a CDS encoding M3 family oligoendopeptidase, which yields MSTAAQFALTWDLDSLYPHPSSDEFKSVLDEYKADLKQLAADSENLPAVEPASASEWSEFFTRISDVYSRASDLHAFIGCHAAAEAGNKQFQQIEAALAALGPLSNQVFTNVEGAFRNLTDEELDAFANAAPYLTEIRFFLEECRSNAQLRLPKDQEMLFSELSVDGIHAWGRMYDRISGDLRVSLMEKGEIVKKSPGQVRVDLPDRAVRQNNFCALEKAWKTKADDCADALNHIAGTRLVKYKRLGLEDHLSVPLRLNRMKRETLETMWSVISERKGSLLKYFKRKAELLGIERMSWYDQMAPIPQASTSGGNSLSYDDACQTVIKTFHGFSDHLGEFAEKALTERWVEVEDREGKRQGGFCTGLPTKKQSRIFMTYKGSPDDMSTLAHELGHAYHSHVLRSQPYLLQDYPMNLAETASTFAEAVLGDQRLAEANKPAEKLGILNNMLSDSMAFMMNIHARFLFEDHFHREREDGELSADRLTELMYEAQKEAYCDAFEDWSEAFWISKLHFYITGWPFYNFPYTFGYLLSLGVYSTADEFGDDFPMKYRELLIATGNSNAEEAVESTLGYDLTQPEFWNKSIDIVDARVEEFLAVSEDMI from the coding sequence ATGAGCACCGCAGCGCAGTTCGCACTGACATGGGACCTGGACTCACTCTACCCGCATCCTTCCTCGGATGAATTCAAGTCGGTCCTCGACGAATACAAAGCCGATCTCAAACAGCTTGCTGCTGATTCAGAAAACCTGCCAGCAGTCGAACCTGCATCGGCGTCCGAGTGGAGCGAATTCTTCACAAGAATCTCCGATGTTTATTCTCGAGCCAGCGACCTCCATGCTTTCATTGGATGTCATGCCGCCGCCGAAGCCGGGAACAAACAGTTCCAACAAATCGAAGCAGCGCTCGCTGCACTGGGTCCGCTTTCGAATCAGGTCTTCACCAATGTCGAAGGGGCGTTTCGCAATCTCACCGACGAGGAACTCGATGCCTTCGCCAATGCAGCTCCGTATCTGACCGAGATTCGATTCTTCCTCGAAGAATGCCGCTCGAATGCGCAACTTCGCCTTCCTAAAGATCAGGAGATGCTCTTTTCTGAATTGAGCGTCGATGGAATTCACGCCTGGGGGCGGATGTACGACCGAATTTCGGGTGATTTGCGTGTCAGTCTGATGGAGAAGGGCGAGATCGTCAAAAAGTCTCCCGGACAAGTGCGTGTCGATCTGCCTGACAGAGCAGTCCGTCAGAACAACTTTTGCGCTCTTGAGAAAGCCTGGAAAACGAAAGCCGATGATTGCGCTGATGCGTTGAATCACATCGCCGGCACTCGACTCGTCAAATACAAACGTCTCGGCCTTGAAGACCACCTTTCCGTCCCGCTTCGCCTCAACCGCATGAAGCGAGAAACGCTCGAAACAATGTGGAGCGTCATCAGCGAGCGAAAAGGTTCACTGCTCAAGTATTTCAAACGCAAAGCGGAACTTCTTGGCATCGAGCGGATGTCTTGGTACGACCAAATGGCTCCGATTCCGCAAGCTTCAACTTCGGGCGGAAACTCACTTTCTTACGATGATGCCTGCCAAACCGTGATCAAGACGTTTCACGGCTTCAGCGATCACCTCGGAGAGTTCGCGGAGAAAGCACTGACCGAACGCTGGGTGGAAGTCGAAGACCGCGAAGGAAAGCGCCAGGGTGGCTTCTGCACTGGACTGCCAACCAAGAAGCAGTCGCGAATCTTCATGACCTACAAGGGCAGCCCGGACGATATGTCGACGCTCGCCCACGAGCTCGGTCACGCCTATCACTCTCACGTGTTGCGCAGCCAACCGTATTTACTGCAGGACTATCCCATGAATCTCGCAGAAACAGCCTCGACATTTGCCGAAGCTGTCCTTGGGGATCAACGACTTGCCGAAGCCAACAAACCAGCGGAAAAGCTGGGCATTCTGAACAACATGCTCAGCGATTCGATGGCCTTCATGATGAACATTCATGCTCGCTTCCTGTTCGAAGACCACTTCCATCGCGAGCGAGAGGACGGAGAACTTTCCGCCGATCGACTGACCGAGTTGATGTATGAAGCTCAGAAGGAAGCATATTGCGACGCCTTCGAAGACTGGTCGGAAGCGTTCTGGATTTCGAAGTTGCACTTCTACATTACCGGCTGGCCGTTCTACAACTTCCCGTACACCTTCGGCTATCTTCTCTCGCTGGGTGTGTATTCCACCGCCGATGAATTCGGGGACGATTTCCCGATGAAATACCGGGAACTCTTGATCGCTACAGGGAATTCCAACGCAGAAGAAGCTGTCGAATCGACTCTCGGGTACGACCTGACTCAGCCGGAATTCTGGAACAAGAGTATCGATATTGTCGACGCACGCGTCGAAGAGTTCCTGGCTGTCAGCGAAGACATGATCTGA